From Falco naumanni isolate bFalNau1 chromosome 4, bFalNau1.pat, whole genome shotgun sequence:
TGTTTAACTGTATGTTAAACAAATCTGTGCCCAAGGTTTAGGCCGAGGTGACTCTTTAAAGCTGTTAAAAGTGAAGAACGATGGGACTTCTGCtcaagggaggcagccttgggaagggcagggaacAAAGACAGTGTCAGGAACACCATTATCTGAGCTATGCAGAAAGATGCTCCTgagggaggaaagcaggagCTTTGGCCACGGGAGGAGACAggctgataaggtgttgcaatccactgaTGTCAACAAAAACTAGTcgaaaataggacaaagataattgtggcagtgggagatcaCAACCACCGGCTCAAACCGCCGCCCCCAAAGCGGGTGAGCCCCACCGGGGAGCATGTGGGGTCCATGAGAAGCATCCGTGGTGCTGCCCGAGGGCACGCACTGGAAGCAGGACACCTGTGAGCAACCACATACGTGAACAGGAACGGGCACGCAACACGCTGCCGATTTGCAAATCCCCCCTGCAAACAGTGAGTGCCGACCCGGCCCGGGGCCTGCCACGGGAGGAGGCACCCAGCACCGCTGAGCACCACAGCTGGGTGGCCTGGTGAGCCTCTGAGGGGGGGTGTCCCCGGTTACGGTGCTGGGTAACACCCGCCGTCGGGCCCTGCGCCTGCCCTCGGCCTGGCCTCTGCCCGGGTGGGGCCCGTAGCCGGTACCAGCGGTCCGGCAGGGCTGAGCGCTCCCAGGCCCGAAACGGACcagcggccccggccccgccggccgcatggggccccgccccccgcttcCAGCGGAAGCAGCAAGTAGCTCCCGCGTTACCACGGCAACGGCGGCAGAAGGGACGTGTGCAAACATCCGGATCACGTACTTCAGGTGGCGAGTCCCGCCCGAAGGGGGCCTTCCCTCCCGTGACCCGGAAGTCGTACGGCTGCCCCAGAACCCCCTGCGCCACACCGCACCACGTGACACCACCCGCCTGCGCGATTGGCCGCTCTCACCGGCGGCGCCATTTTGTGGCGCCCCTGCAGGGCCCGGCCATGGCGGCGGCCCTGTGATCCCCTCCGGGACAGGCCTGCCGCGGCGGGGGCCGAGCCTGGCCCGCAGGGGGCACCGGGGCCATTCCTCATCCTGCCCCGAGTGCAACCCCTGCTTTGAGAGCCGTGGCCACAAAGGCGTGGACAAAACACGCCACCCCACGAGCTCCACTCCCCTCACACTGCATCAGTCAATCCCGAGAAAACACAGAGGGCGCGAACACACCGGGGATTCCTCCCCGCCAGGgcccagcaagcagctgctCCATTGTGAGCACAGTTAGCACACAGATGGACCCACCAGGGGCTGTGACAATACTGACAATAATTTAGAATAGTTTAAtaagcagagaggaagaacCGCTGCAATCAAGCGCAGCCCAGCCAGAAACAGTCTGACCAGGTGCCTGTTCACACATGGCTGTCCATCCTTCCCCCTCTGCACCATTTTTCCATGCTATCTCATTTTATCCACACCaatccttcccttccccttggCCTTTCCCCCTGAGCATCCCAGCATGGTGGTTCCCCAGCAGGCACTGCACCCCAAGTTTTATACCCACTGATCTGCCCCTGCATGCCTTTCAGAGCGTTTCTTCTCTCAGATCGCTTCAGTGGGTTTTGCTGCAGGGAAGACAGTCCTGACTGTCAGCTCGACAGGTCCCCGCAGTGCCACCCATCAGCTGTCGATCTGAATGATGATGGGCCACCGATCCTTACACAGAGCAGCCATGAAGCTCAAAGTTCTGGTATACAGAGTCCAATAAGCGGTCAACAGTCTGCATCAATAGTTTGTATGCATCACGCAGTGATACATAATTTGAATTCACTAGTTCACGTTCTTCAATGTTTTGCTTAGTGCAGGGGCTCTGGACCTGCAGTGTGCTCTGCACCTCATGATGTACAGGCACCTTGGGCTGTGTCACTTTGCTCTtcacctctgcagctgcatttgAGGGTGGGGGTTCAAAAGACACCGCAAGGGCACTGAGTGCTTCTGGCGACAGCCCTAGGGAGCTACCTTCACTCTGATGCTTGGGGGACACAGCTTTCCGATTTGCAGGAGAACAAAATGCCTCGCATGTTCCCTTTGCAGGGCTGTCTTCTGCCTTAGCAGGAGGGGCAGCAGGCTCAGGTGGACAGGCGGGGCTAGAGGAGCCTTGAGGCAACTTCAACCTCTTGTTGTCAAAAGACTTGTAATGCCACAGAATTCTGTTGGCTTTCCTGATGATTCGCTCTGTTTGGGTTCTTCGCTTTTCCAGCCTGTGCAGCATGACCCGAGCCTTACCGGTAAGACGATCAATTTTTTTAACTCTACCCTGATAAGCAATCCCTTGTATGTGATGGTTCTGGTGGCCCTTAAACACAGAGACACCAACCTCGTGGCTTCTGCAGTAGCTGTGCTCTCTCACAGGACACAGCTGTGAGGCGCAATGCAAGAGCCATGTCTCCCTCACACAGTAACAGTGGTCTTTCAAAATAATCTCATTCAGTTCCTTGACAGACAGtttcctgtttccctgcagaaatGTCACTTTTCCCAGGTCGCACCGACTTTTTGGGCCACTCCTCTGAAACCTCTCCCTAGGCTTACCATCCAGGTGCTCCCAAGGATGTGCCTTCTTGTTCCGCTGTTCTGTCACTGGCTGAAGGGGGAATCCTCTGCTCTGGGTTGTGCTTGCTGTGAcctcttcttcatcttctcctctctccccaggaCACAACGCTGTCTGTGCCTTCTCTCCACTTTCCACTGGCCCCGCTCCTCTGCCAGCCGCCTCCGACAGCGACTCACTCTGACCTGCAAGACACCTGAACTTGTTCAGTGGTCTGAAGACTGGAGACACCACTGCATGCACCATCCTCCTGCTGAGAGTGGGCTGGAAAGAGTTTGCCTTCTTCCTGGTGGGGGCATTGTGGCAGGACAGGGAGAGAGGGGCCGTACTGAATGGGGGAGACactgaaagtaagaaaaatccACTCTCCCTGGTTCAGGGGCCACCCATGACACACGTCCCTGTCCTCTACCTGGCTGGACAGGGGAGTTGAGCTCTGCCTGAGCATGTTGCATGCACAGGACAGGAGAACTCCTGGCAGCACTGACCAGGTACAGCGCaagcagctggggacagggacggggCTGGAGCCCACCTCAGGCTCTTTGCTCCAGAGTCCGGTGGCGAGCAAGAAGGGGGACCAGGACTCACCTTGGAAGGGTGTCTGTGTCTTCTTCTCCTCCCGCATGCAACGCTCACCAGCACAGGGCCACCAGCCCAAGGGAGGCTCTTCCAGCCAGCTCACGTCCCTGCCATACCCTGTAGGGAAACCAGACGGACATCACCTTCCCAGCATGGGAAGCCCTGCCATGGGGCTGGACGAGGATGATGAAGAAGCCCTGTCCACCATCAGCAGCCAGAAAGCCTCCACCTCTGCAGAGTTGCAGCGTTTGCACAGGGAGAGAGGCAACCTCCGTTTCCCTTGGATGTTGCTACTGTgtggggagggctgcagggccagagggaaaggagagagatgcCTCACAACAGAccatggggaggggaaggattTGGACAGGAGAGCAAGTGGGAACCCTGGAGACATGCTGGGCACTgctacagaaaaagagaagcttgAAGTGGCCTTTGGAACATGCCACCACGCCCTGGCGAGCCAAGGGGTTGGATTGTTTCTGCTCACCTGGAGAGGGGCAGTCAGGTCCGTCCCACATCACTGGGCTGTGCGGCATGCAGAGCCACGGCTCTTCCCCATGCTCTATCCGGTACAAAATGTCAGGTTTTGGGCCTGGATAACCTGGGGGGCAGAACAGAGCGTGTCATTCTAACACAAATGGCAGCAATAATCtgttaacatgaaaaaataaaggtctTCTCTGTGACCCCAAGCTGCACTGCACCGTGACCAGAAGAGGCCAAGAAGAAACAACACCagaacatggggaaaaaaaaaaaaaaaaaaaaaaaaaaggagagagatactggagctgctgctggagattAATTTGCAAGGGCAGAGCTCTGATGGGAATACAGGAACCAACTCCCAACTCTACTGACAGGATTTTCCTGTGAGGGGTTACTTGCTGCTCAGCCTAGGAGCAGCTTCTGGGCATGGGATGTCCTCCTAGGTGCCTGGCCCAGACCCTTTATGCTGGTAATCAGAGATCTCTGTCCTGTTGTGGTGGCAGTGGGACCTCACTGGTTCAGGGAACTGTACTGTCCTCTGACAGGTgtgaaatccttccctgtgagggcggcgaggcgccggcacaggctgcccagagcagctgtgggtgccccagccctggcagtgcccaaggccaggctggacggggctgggagccacctgggctggtggaaggtgtccctgcgcgtggcaggggtgggaccagatggtctttaaggtcccttccaacccacaTCATCGGCCTGTGGCCAGGACCCCCCAGTGGGTCCCTGCCTGACCTCAGGGGAGGCAGCTCACCTGCCGTTGTTTTCAGAGACAGCCATCAGCTCAACAAGACCCAAATCCTGCATTTTTCCAGCATTAAACTCCCCCAGGAGCACAGGTGCTGGAAGCAGTTACCCCCACGCTGCAGCCATAACTCTGATCAGCCCCTCAGAAGGAGTCAAATGTAACACAAaatccctgccccagctgtgccctCCCTGGATGCAGCCTGAACCCAGTAGTTAAAGCTTTGGGTTACCCAGGGACGTCAAGAGCTTGTAGTTGTCCAGCATGACGCTGCAGTACAGATCCCTTTGTCTCACTGCAATGGCCTCCCACTCCGCCCGGCTCAGATAGACAGCGACGTCCTCAAAGGTCACTGGCTCCTGCCACACAAGGATTGCACCATGAGGAATTGCAGAACTGCACCACCTTTGGACAGGGAAGCCCACCACCATGGGGGAGAGGGCGTTcttacatgttttattttccgGGTGCTACTTCCACCCTTGGGTGAAAAACCAAATCATGCAGTTTGAAGCACCAATGGACAGCACTTTCTGAGGAAGCCGCACGCCccggaggggggtgggggataaAGGTCTTGGGGATTTTAGTAGAGCCTGTAGGCCAGGACAAAGgctgaaagaggatagattgAGATCAGATATGAGGGAGAAACTCTTCCCTGTGAGAACAAGGCACCAGCATAGGCTGCTCAgaccagctgtgggtgccccagccctggcagtgcccaaggccaggctgaacggggctgggagccaccggggctgggggaagggggccctGTGTGTGGCAGAGGGGGAACTGGGGGGTCTTCAAGgtcccaacccaaaccattcagGGATTCTGCAGTCTTCAGAGAACGACACCTCAGCGAGATGCTGCCTAGAGCTTGGCTCTATTTCCTGGCAGCCCATGgtgcaccagcagctggagccaccCACACAGACCTGCTGCAGCCATCACACCACGTGCCACAGGCCAGGCTCTGGCTTTGTGTGGCCACATGACTGAAGACGTGGCATGGCAGGGCCAGCTAGTGAGGCCATGCTGGGGGCGCaggtggggggttgggggggctTTAGCTCAGGGGGTGGCATGAGGCCACGCTGTGGCTAGGCCAGGGGGCCAACAGTGCCAGCCACGATGGCAGCCACTGCGCAAAGCCGCAGGGAGGCGGGAGGGGGGTACAGAGCTTCAGGCATTGAGGGCTGCGGCACTGGGGATGGCACAGCAGGCCATCCTGCACCAGGGCACGGCTCCTACCTGCGTGTGCCCCGCCATGGCAGCCGGGGGAGCACTGCCCGGGGCCTCTACACGGCGCTACTAGCGTGCCTTCCTCCCGTAGGCTCTATGCCGGAAGTAGGCCACACGATGCAAACGGCCGCGCCACTTCCGCGCGAGTACCGCCTCCCGCCGGCACAGCCCCGCACGTTTCCGGCCGGAGCCCCGCGCCTCCCGGAAGTAGGCCGCGCCAACCAGAGGCGTGGCTAGCGTGCACATGACCTGCGGAAGCACTCGCGGAGGAGGGGCCGCAGGTGGAGCGCGCTACTGTCGGTGCCGCCATTTTGAACGTCGCCCTCCTGTCACGTGACCGCCAGCGAGGCCGCCATTGGCCCGTCGGGGCCGCCACAGGGGGTGGCTTCATGAACAGCCTCTTGAGGCCTCGGCCTTGCTCGCAGGTTGGCCCCCGCTGGTGGTAGCCAATGCTGGGGGTCCTCTCCTTGGTGAGTGCCCGCAGGTGGCACCAAGTTGGGGGGAGCACTAACCTgccagggggctctgcagggggtctgggcaggcaggcaggcaggcaggctgaggGGCCGAGCCCAGCTGTGTGAGGGtcaccccagccccatgccaggcCCTGCCCAGGGGTCACACCAGCACCAGGAGCTGAGGGCAGGGGGTTGGGGACTGCCcggcagggaaggggctggggggcagcagctgggcacgAGCCCCCcgcgtgcccaggtggccaagggggccagcagcgccctggctggtgtcagacaCGGCGTGGCCAacagggccggggcagtgcctgtccccctgtgctgggcactggggggggcCGCCCCTCGGATGCTGGGCTCAGTTTGGGcccctcagcaccagccagaccctgaggggctggagcgtgtccagagccgggcagggcgctggggaaggggctggggcaccagcctgggggggggtggCTCAGGGAACTGAACTGAGCCTGGGGCCTAGACAAGCAGCACTCAGGAAGGTGGGCATGGTTTCCAAGCATAACCCCTGTATGTAGCTGGAGCCTGGCAAGGCCAGGGAGGTACTGGGGCTCATCCTGTCCCACTAGTGGCACCCGCTGAGCCCTAGCAACActttcaccttaaaaaaaacatgtttgtcAGGGACCACTCATAATCATAGAAGCACAgaatcattgaggttggaaaagacctttaagatcataaagtccaaccattaactgagcactgccaagcccactgctaaaccatgtccctaccAGAGGTGCAGCTACTTCATGAATAGCCTTTATATTTTGGTATGTGGACACCCAGCCTGGGAACTTTGAAGCCAAAACTTGTTCCAGTAAAAGCCTCTTCAGTCTGATGAGCCCAGAAAAtgggcagccctgctcttgTGTGACTGAAGAGGACAGAGCTGatgtgctggctgtgggcacGGAGCAGTGGGGAGAAGAACCCAACTGAAACATGACCCATAGCAAGGAGGTGATGTTTTTCCATACTTGCCCATTTCTGTGACCGTTGTGCAGATTCTGCTGTTAAGAGTACAAGAGTGGCTCCTTGATGAAAGCCAATACAAGGCAGTTTGCTCAGCGCAGCTGATTTGCAATTCAGAGAAATCTCTTCCCACACACGTTCTCTCTAACATGCTCTGCTACACTTGACAGGCAGCAGTTAAACTCCAGCCATTGTATCTGGAGGAGAAAACCCAAACCGTCAGAAGCTGCAAAATTCAAAGTGTGGCACAAAGCAGACAGGTGACTTTGgtaaatagttttaaattatgCTACTGTTATTCCTGGAGCATCAAGGGGAAGAAACAAGATTGTTATACCTGCTTTTAGGGTGTGGGTTGTGATTTTCATGAATAAGGAATATTGACTTGGCCAGTAGTTCTTTCCAAATGAGAACTGAAAGTCAACAGAGATGGAAGTTTTGATTGTGTTTCCATAATGGCAGTTTAATAAATGGCTTGTTTTCAAGTTTGTTTGTACTGGTATCACACACTGGGTCATTACAGGAACATTAACTTCTCACGGTTATCTGCACCCTAAAAATATCTTGGTCAAAAGAGTGAAAAAGCAGTTCTCTGTCCTGCCTGAATGTTTTTAGAAGGAAATTCCTTCATTTTAACATCaatgaagttttttaaaaagttattttcctctAAACTTGTCATGAGTCTTCCACATACTTTCTGATTACTTAAGCCATTTTTAAtcctttgcttatttttctgaaaggaaattagaatagaaatagaatagaatatAATAGAAGTAGAAtagagtaaaataaaacagaggtAGAAAATAATAGAGTAGAATTAGAGTAGAATAGAAatagaaaggaacagaaaaagaaaaaaggaaagggaaagagaagggaaaaaaaagaaaagaaaggaaaggaatagAAGAATTccattggaagggacctacacagatcatctagtccaactgcctgaccacttcagggctgaccatACCATGCAGGATTTAGAAATGCTGTACTTGTCccagttttttgttttgattatgGTTTGTTCTGTCTGGTGGCTTTACAATGGCATTTCCCAGTTGTGACAAGGGCTGTAGCTGGTTTCTCATGTAACttttttcactgtgctgctgagccATGGGAGGCTCAGTTGGATGGCGATCAGACCCTGTTCCCCAGGGAGCAGAGGTGTTTCGGCCCTGTGAACTCTATGGGGATGGCACTGTGGGGGCTGTCCTGGGCCACGGGCAGGGCAAGGGCAGCCTCCCACTCAGATCACCCGGGCCTGTGGGCTGTTTAGGGAACATGGACAGGGAGCGAGGAGGTGGAGCTGCCCTTTGTGCAAAAGCTGAGGTTATCTGTGCTTCCCTTTGCCTGCCCTGAGCTTTGCTATCTGCAAACCCTGGAGCTCGCTGCATCCACGGGAAAAGCCTATTCACAGGGCCTTTGGTTGAGGGCTCACACCCTGGGCTGGTTTCACAGAATcccagaatggtttgggttagaagggtCCTTAAAGACCCCCCAGTCCCACCTCTGCCACGCACagggcccccttcccccagccccggtgactcccagccccgtccagcctggccttgggcactgccagggctggggcacccacagctgctctgggcaaacCTGTACACCAATTAGCAGACCATGCCAACAGCTGTTAAGTGACTACTGCTGCAGAGGAAGTTCCTAGGCAAAGAGGACATCCCGGAGACTAAGTGTTTCCCAGCCACCCTTTAGAGAGgattttctcaaagaaaaaaccaGATAGAGCATCTCACTGTAAGGAAAACTGTCTTTGGACTCTCCCTTGCATCATAACACATTGATGGACACTTTGCAAACCAAAGTGTTCTTTTCTATTACAAAGGGACACATTCGGCTACCAAGAGAGTCAGAAGGTATGTATGTGTGACAGCAAGATTATTGTGAACATCCTGATTTAACTTTGGGTTTCTAGTCCTGGCAGTAATAATAAATGCTATTTGAAAATTAGGATGACAACTTTAGCACGTTGTAGCCCAGGGTTTTTGGTAGCCCAGCCCACGCCCACACTGTGCTGCGTCTTTGTGCTGACCACAAACCTCCAGCCTATGGCCGTGTGTCTGGCACCTTGAGCAGGAGCTAAAActgtggggtgggcagggctggaagggccgagggaagggatgctgtccggagggacctgggcaggctggagaggtgaCTTCATGGGGTTCAACAGGGTCAAGCGCAAAATCCTGCACCCAGGTCAGGGCACCCCGAGTATcaggggctctgcccctctgccccgctctgctgagacccccctgcagcaccGCCTCCAGCTccggggcccccagcataaggagggcacggacctgttggagcggggccagaggaggccacggagatggccagagggctggagcccctctgctgtgcagccgggctgggagcgctggggctgttcagcccggagaagggaaggctcctggAGAGCCTGGAGCACCTTCCAGCACCCAAAGGGGCCGGcgaggaagctggggaggggcttttccCAAGGGCCTGCAGCgccaggacaagggggaacggctttgcgctgagagagggcagatggagatcagagctgagggagaaatccttccctgtgagggcggcgaggcgccggcacgggctgcccagagcagctgtgggtgccccagccctggcagtgcccaaggccaggctggacggggctgggagccaccggggctgggggaagggggccctgcgcgtggcag
This genomic window contains:
- the LOC121086989 gene encoding LOW QUALITY PROTEIN: uncharacterized protein LOC121086989 (The sequence of the model RefSeq protein was modified relative to this genomic sequence to represent the inferred CDS: inserted 2 bases in 1 codon) — protein: MAGHTQEPVTFEDVAVYLSRAEWEAIAVRQRDLYCSVMLDNYKLLTSLGYPGPKPDILYRIEHGEEPWLCMPHSPVMWDGPDCPSPGYGRDVSWLEEPPLGWWPCAGERCMREEKKTQTPFQGQSESLSEAAGRGAGPVESGEKAQTALCPGERGEDEEEVTASTTQSRGFPLQPVTEQRNKKAHPWEHLDGKPRERFQRSGPKSRCDLGKVTFLQGNRKLSVKELNEIILKDHCYCVRETWLLHCASQLCPVREHSYCRSHEVGVSVFKGHQNHHIQGIAYQGRVKKIDRLTGKARVMLHRLEKRRTQTERIIRKANRILWHYKSFDNKRLKLPQGSSSPACPPEPAAPPAKAEDSPAKGTCEAFCSPANRKAVSPKHQSEGSSLGLSPEALSALAVSFEPPPSNAAAEVKSKVTQPKVPVHHEVQSTLQVQSPCTKQNIEERELVNSNYVSLRDAYKLLMQTVDRLLDSVYQNFELHGXALCKDRWPIIIQIDS